One window from the genome of Artemia franciscana chromosome 12, ASM3288406v1, whole genome shotgun sequence encodes:
- the LOC136033430 gene encoding uncharacterized protein LOC136033430, with protein sequence MSDRSTIEEIFTIRQIVEKTTEFRKKALIAFVDFRAAFDSVDQKALLRILDLTGLPEKYCRFLKKLNHGTESCVQVKLQRSPFFQITTGVRQGCAVAPEIFNVILDYVMTKNISRLSLGLKFGDHTITDVDFADDLAILADSM encoded by the coding sequence atgtcggatcgttcaaccatcgaggagattttcacgattcgacaaatagtagagaagaccacagAGTTCCGAAAGAAAGCATTAATTGCCTTCGttgacttccgtgctgcatttgactcTGTTGATCAAAAAGCTCTTTTGCGGATTCTAGATTTGACTGGcctacccgagaaatattgcagatTTCTCAAGAAGCTGAaccatgggacggagagctgtgtacaagtaaaGCTTCAgcgcagcccgttctttcaaatcacaacaggggtgcgccaaggatgtgcagtggccccagagATCTTCAATGTCATCTTAGATTACGTTATGACAAAAAACATTTCACGCCTCAGCCTTGGGCTCAAATTTGGAGATCATACCATCACAGATGTTGATTTTGCTGATGACTTGGCGATTCTTGCAGACTCCATGTAG